From Streptomyces zhihengii, the proteins below share one genomic window:
- a CDS encoding TetR-like C-terminal domain-containing protein, with protein sequence MTTSEARDLQQDSLEAAVSRLKAEAGDRLAARHRVDLDPAELAAAAGADPALVEERFPDRDALLTDLVLGAYNAMGDSAERAAAEAEKAGADLLGRWVACCEGVRTWALAHPEEYVLIWGRPVPGYDAPPETMAAGARTVLVLLGLVREALAAGELAVDHVPAPELSEGMARTIEPLAQGMLSGLPTPVITRMLIIWTQLHGMVGFEVNGHIAGVAADPAAFFTHAATAMGQYVGLPH encoded by the coding sequence ATGACGACTTCCGAAGCCCGTGATCTCCAGCAGGACAGCCTCGAGGCGGCCGTTTCCCGGCTGAAGGCCGAGGCGGGCGACCGCCTCGCGGCCCGGCACCGCGTCGACTTGGACCCGGCCGAGCTCGCCGCCGCGGCCGGTGCCGACCCGGCCTTGGTCGAGGAGCGGTTCCCGGACCGGGACGCCCTGCTGACCGACCTGGTGCTGGGCGCCTACAACGCGATGGGCGACAGCGCGGAGCGGGCCGCGGCCGAGGCGGAGAAGGCCGGGGCCGATCTGCTGGGCCGCTGGGTCGCCTGCTGCGAGGGCGTCCGGACGTGGGCGCTCGCCCACCCCGAGGAGTACGTGCTGATCTGGGGCCGCCCGGTGCCCGGTTACGACGCCCCGCCGGAGACGATGGCCGCGGGCGCCCGCACGGTCCTGGTCCTGCTCGGCCTGGTCCGCGAGGCGCTGGCGGCCGGCGAACTCGCCGTGGACCACGTGCCCGCGCCCGAGCTGTCCGAGGGCATGGCCCGCACGATCGAGCCGCTGGCCCAGGGGATGTTGAGCGGCCTGCCCACTCCGGTCATCACCCGCATGCTGATCATCTGGACTCAGCTGCACGGCATGGTCGGCTTCGAGGTCAACGGCCACATCGCGGGTGTCGCCGCCGACCCGGCCGCCTTCTTCACCCACGCGGCCACCGCCATGGGCCAGTACGTCGGCCTGCCCCACTGA